The following coding sequences lie in one Microbacterium sp. XT11 genomic window:
- a CDS encoding helix-turn-helix domain-containing protein, whose translation MTNSPTFVTTSEAAAALGKSVKTITRWAASGKLTPVKRLPGRRGAMLFAAADIEAILAREPWDAA comes from the coding sequence ATGACCAATTCGCCAACTTTCGTCACGACGTCCGAGGCCGCCGCCGCCCTCGGGAAGTCGGTCAAGACGATCACCCGATGGGCGGCATCCGGGAAGCTCACACCGGTGAAGCGCCTCCCCGGTCGGCGCGGCGCGATGCTGTTCGCCGCCGCCGACATCGAAGCGATCCTGGCGCGCGAGCCGTGGGATGCAGCGTGA
- a CDS encoding DNA primase family protein, with protein MPSFVNPATERFDATLLADYIAHEPTQLGRDFAGDLYEYRDGVYVRDPNVVTRRCAKALGASYTKNVQSQAEAHLLNIDLPVVGLPDLPRGYLDYIVLENGIYWWRDGVLEPHSPALGAMTKLPITYDPIAIPHSFIDWLSQVLPDDPEMIRHMWEIIGYLLMTGNPLQKIFLLYGEGGNGKGTMLRVIRALLGRENYSSISMHQLVDDRFATAGLYGKTANISGDLSSRFLADPQILKEITGGDSINASRKFGHSFEFVPYAVPIFASNEFFRTSDNSAGWRRRWEVVDFVKRVEGNGPFDEQLLFDDAPGIFNYAMEGLRRVMERGRFDPPQTAREATTRLHDAADPFMMWLDEDDAVTLGEDESSPSADVYRCYASWCRRNGYTPLASGPLGQRLKQLGVTRTRPREGLARVVRYQGISVMLTPDRA; from the coding sequence TTGCCGAGCTTCGTCAACCCGGCGACTGAGCGGTTCGACGCGACTCTGCTTGCCGACTACATCGCGCACGAGCCCACACAGCTCGGGCGCGATTTCGCGGGCGACCTGTACGAGTACCGCGACGGCGTGTACGTGCGCGATCCGAACGTGGTGACGAGGCGGTGCGCGAAGGCGCTCGGCGCGTCGTACACCAAGAACGTGCAGAGCCAGGCCGAGGCGCATCTGCTGAACATCGACCTTCCGGTCGTCGGCCTGCCGGACCTCCCGCGCGGTTACCTCGACTACATCGTGCTGGAGAACGGCATCTACTGGTGGCGCGACGGCGTGCTCGAACCCCACAGCCCCGCCCTCGGCGCGATGACGAAGCTCCCGATCACGTACGACCCCATCGCGATACCGCATTCGTTCATCGACTGGCTCTCCCAGGTGCTCCCGGACGATCCCGAGATGATCCGGCACATGTGGGAGATCATCGGCTACCTGCTCATGACCGGGAACCCGCTGCAGAAGATATTCCTGCTCTACGGTGAGGGCGGCAACGGCAAGGGCACGATGCTCCGTGTGATCCGTGCTCTGCTCGGCCGCGAGAACTACTCGTCGATCTCGATGCATCAACTCGTCGATGACCGGTTCGCCACGGCGGGCCTGTATGGCAAGACCGCCAACATCAGCGGAGACCTCTCATCGCGGTTCCTCGCCGACCCCCAGATTCTGAAAGAGATCACGGGTGGCGACTCGATCAACGCGTCCCGCAAGTTCGGCCACTCGTTCGAGTTCGTGCCGTACGCGGTCCCCATCTTCGCCTCGAACGAGTTCTTCCGCACGTCCGACAACTCGGCCGGCTGGCGGCGCCGCTGGGAGGTCGTCGACTTCGTGAAGCGCGTCGAGGGCAACGGCCCGTTCGACGAGCAACTGCTGTTCGACGACGCTCCCGGCATCTTCAACTACGCGATGGAGGGGCTACGGCGCGTGATGGAGCGGGGACGCTTCGACCCGCCGCAGACTGCCCGCGAGGCGACCACGCGCCTCCACGACGCGGCCGACCCGTTCATGATGTGGCTCGACGAGGACGACGCCGTGACGCTCGGAGAGGACGAGTCCAGCCCCTCGGCCGACGTCTACCGGTGCTATGCGTCCTGGTGCCGCCGCAACGGGTACACGCCGCTCGCGTCGGGCCCGCTCGGCCAGCGCCTCAAGCAGCTCGGCGTGACCCGCACCCGTCCCCGTGAGGGCCTCGCGCGCGTCGTCCGCTACCAGGGCATCAGCGTCATGCTGACCCCGGACAGGGCATGA
- a CDS encoding helicase, translated as MAGSALAAGVLSVAAMLSLGLAAIGGAAVTAQRAAGAADAAALAAADAASGAVIVEEGPCDVAARVAAASRATLVECAIDGFVATVQVQAAYAGLAAVSRARAGPPERN; from the coding sequence ATGGCTGGTTCCGCGCTCGCCGCGGGCGTGCTCTCGGTCGCGGCCATGCTCTCTCTGGGCCTGGCCGCGATCGGGGGTGCGGCAGTCACGGCCCAGCGCGCTGCGGGCGCAGCCGACGCAGCGGCGCTGGCGGCGGCCGACGCGGCCAGCGGTGCCGTCATCGTCGAGGAGGGGCCGTGCGACGTCGCGGCGAGGGTCGCGGCGGCCTCACGGGCCACTCTCGTCGAGTGCGCGATCGACGGGTTCGTGGCGACCGTCCAGGTCCAGGCGGCGTACGCTGGTCTGGCTGCCGTCTCCCGCGCCCGAGCCGGGCCACCCGAGCGGAACTGA
- a CDS encoding DNA N-6-adenine-methyltransferase, which yields MLRPQGLTSTAADPFDGDMFAKRNDRYLTPLPLVRACGEFDLDPCGAPGHPTAATVWTPEEVGDGLSMPWFGRVWLNPPYGRTIGDWVERLFQHGSGVALIPCSPDTKLWQSLVLPSASCILFVRGRVRYVNAARPANHPSALIAVSANDAEILRSTGLGSTYSSVEVRS from the coding sequence ATGCTTAGGCCTCAAGGGCTCACGTCAACGGCGGCTGACCCGTTCGACGGAGACATGTTCGCGAAGCGGAACGACAGATACTTGACGCCGCTCCCACTCGTCCGGGCGTGCGGTGAATTCGATCTGGATCCGTGCGGAGCTCCCGGCCACCCGACTGCTGCGACTGTCTGGACGCCCGAGGAAGTCGGCGACGGGCTATCGATGCCGTGGTTCGGTCGCGTGTGGCTCAATCCGCCGTACGGTCGCACGATAGGCGACTGGGTCGAACGCTTGTTCCAGCACGGGTCCGGTGTCGCGCTCATCCCATGTTCGCCCGATACGAAGCTCTGGCAGTCGCTCGTGCTGCCCAGTGCGTCGTGCATCCTGTTCGTCCGTGGTCGCGTGCGCTACGTCAACGCCGCGCGGCCGGCTAACCATCCCTCCGCACTCATCGCCGTCAGCGCGAACGACGCGGAGATCCTGCGGTCGACGGGCCTCGGCTCGACCTACTCGAGTGTCGAGGTTCGGTCGTGA
- a CDS encoding DNA polymerase III subunit delta', whose product MPQTVAADFPWGDVWGQPEAVETLRSAASDPGALSHAWLITGPPGSGRSTLAYAFAAALIAEGPDDEATMRQVLAGTHPDITVLRTDKVIITIAEARALVERSYFAPSAGRYRVIVVEDADRMVERTSNVLLKALEEPPEQTVWILCAPSEADLLPTIRSRVRSLRLREPDVDDVARLIALRTGVDASVAEQAARHAQRHIGMAQRLATDEAARRRRDVTLRSVLRVRGVSDAVEVAGEIIQAATEDAKALTAERDAAERASLLRTVGIAEGQAVPPALRAQLSALEDEQKKRATRSLRDGIDRVLTDLQSLFRDVVMLQYGRTGDLINRELHAELSAVAEAWPLDRTLVVLDHLADTRESLERNVAPLLALESLLVTVASGRKL is encoded by the coding sequence ATGCCCCAGACCGTCGCCGCCGATTTCCCCTGGGGCGACGTGTGGGGTCAGCCCGAGGCCGTCGAGACGCTGCGCAGCGCGGCATCCGACCCCGGGGCGCTGTCGCACGCGTGGCTGATCACGGGCCCTCCCGGCTCCGGCCGGTCGACCCTCGCGTATGCCTTCGCTGCCGCCCTCATCGCCGAAGGGCCCGACGACGAGGCTACGATGAGGCAGGTGCTCGCCGGCACGCATCCCGACATCACAGTGCTGCGCACAGACAAGGTGATCATCACGATCGCCGAGGCGAGGGCCCTCGTAGAACGCTCGTACTTCGCGCCCTCGGCCGGCCGCTACCGCGTGATCGTCGTCGAAGACGCCGACCGCATGGTCGAGCGCACCTCCAACGTGCTCCTGAAGGCGCTCGAAGAGCCCCCCGAGCAGACAGTGTGGATCCTGTGCGCTCCCAGTGAGGCCGACCTCCTGCCGACGATCCGCTCGCGCGTGCGGTCGCTGCGTCTGCGTGAGCCAGACGTCGACGACGTCGCGCGGCTCATCGCGCTGCGAACGGGCGTCGATGCTTCGGTCGCAGAGCAGGCGGCGCGTCACGCCCAACGCCACATCGGCATGGCGCAGCGGCTCGCGACGGATGAGGCCGCGCGGCGCCGCCGCGACGTCACGTTGCGGTCGGTGCTCCGCGTTCGGGGCGTGTCCGACGCCGTCGAGGTGGCGGGAGAGATCATCCAGGCCGCCACCGAAGACGCCAAGGCGCTCACCGCCGAGCGAGACGCCGCAGAGCGCGCCTCGCTGCTGCGCACGGTCGGCATCGCCGAGGGCCAGGCCGTGCCGCCTGCGCTTCGTGCGCAGCTCTCCGCTCTCGAAGACGAGCAGAAGAAGCGAGCCACGCGCAGCCTGCGTGACGGCATCGACCGCGTGCTGACCGACCTGCAGTCTCTGTTCCGCGACGTCGTGATGCTGCAGTACGGGCGCACCGGCGACCTCATCAACCGTGAGCTCCACGCAGAGCTGAGCGCCGTCGCCGAGGCGTGGCCGCTCGACCGTACGCTTGTCGTACTCGATCATCTTGCCGACACCCGGGAGTCGCTGGAGCGCAATGTCGCTCCGCTGCTGGCCCTGGAGAGCTTGCTCGTGACTGTCGCGAGCGGGAGGAAACTGTGA
- the tmk gene encoding dTMP kinase: MEARRGLWITLEGGDGSGKTTQAEILTRWLTDAGRTVVRTREPGGSAVGQLIREIVLHHRGDIAPRAEALLYAADRAHHVATVVRPALERGEIVLQDRYLDSSVAYQGAGRVLDGHEIRSLSLWAAEGALPDLTVLLDLDPGEARTRLDSADKPFDRLEAEKAEFHGRVRDAYLDLAAAEPQRFLVVDASASVDDIAAEIRRRVAELIG; the protein is encoded by the coding sequence GTGGAGGCGCGCCGCGGGCTGTGGATCACGCTCGAGGGCGGAGACGGCTCGGGCAAGACCACCCAGGCAGAGATCCTCACCCGCTGGCTGACGGATGCCGGACGGACGGTCGTGCGCACGCGCGAGCCGGGCGGCTCCGCGGTGGGGCAGCTGATCCGCGAGATCGTCTTGCACCATCGTGGTGACATCGCACCGCGGGCTGAAGCTCTGCTCTATGCGGCCGATCGCGCGCACCATGTGGCGACGGTCGTGCGACCGGCGCTCGAGCGCGGCGAGATCGTGTTGCAAGACCGTTATCTCGACTCGTCGGTCGCGTATCAGGGGGCCGGACGCGTACTCGACGGCCACGAGATCCGCTCGTTGTCGCTGTGGGCGGCCGAAGGAGCGCTGCCCGACCTCACGGTCCTGCTCGACCTCGACCCCGGCGAGGCCCGCACCAGGCTCGACTCCGCGGACAAGCCGTTCGACCGGCTGGAGGCCGAGAAGGCCGAGTTCCACGGGCGGGTGCGCGACGCGTACCTCGACCTCGCGGCCGCCGAGCCCCAGCGCTTCCTCGTGGTGGATGCATCGGCATCCGTCGACGACATCGCGGCCGAGATCCGGCGACGCGTCGCTGAGCTGATCGGCTGA
- a CDS encoding alpha/beta hydrolase, translated as MNTRPASRLRRAVAVVAGLAAASVALSGCLYSMIPEGGSKPAVTKAPDTEGVAADLLPYYGQTLSWSDCGSGFDCTEVTAPLDWENPQSGEISLSVVRHRASGTAKGSLLTNPGGPGASGVDLIKESLDYAVGSALIDDYDVIGFDPRGVGQSTAVTCYDAADMDAYLYGIPASPRGSAEWESELLDAHKKFAEACDANSGGILPYITTVNAARDMDLLRAVLGDKKLNYLGYSYGTFLGATYAQLYPERAGRLVLDGAIDPAVSGLDVSATQALGFESALRAYMKSCLDSGECPFNGTVDEAMTDLGALLASVDATPLKNGDGRRLGADALMTGIIAALYSEDSWSYLTQALDEALQGDPTTAFLLADFYNGREDGVYVDNSSEAFRAYNCMDYPVEDDPAAEAASKAKIAEGAPTVAPYWEGPDACSVWPYPPTGTRGEIHAEGAGPIVVIGTTNDPATPYEWAESLAAQLDEGVLITRVGEGHTGYNKGNSCVDEAVDAFFLDGTVPQDGLRCE; from the coding sequence GTGAACACTCGACCCGCTTCCCGCCTGCGCCGCGCCGTCGCCGTGGTCGCCGGACTGGCCGCAGCTTCCGTTGCCCTCTCCGGCTGCCTGTACTCGATGATCCCCGAGGGCGGGTCGAAGCCCGCGGTGACGAAGGCGCCGGACACCGAAGGTGTGGCGGCCGACCTCCTCCCTTATTACGGCCAGACGCTCTCGTGGAGCGACTGCGGATCGGGCTTCGACTGCACCGAGGTCACCGCGCCGCTCGACTGGGAGAATCCGCAGTCGGGTGAGATCAGCCTGTCGGTGGTGCGTCACCGCGCATCCGGCACGGCCAAGGGGTCTCTGCTGACCAATCCGGGCGGCCCGGGGGCGAGCGGCGTCGACCTCATCAAAGAAAGCCTCGACTACGCCGTCGGCTCGGCGCTCATCGACGACTACGACGTGATCGGGTTCGACCCGCGGGGTGTCGGACAGTCGACGGCGGTGACCTGCTACGACGCAGCCGACATGGACGCCTACCTCTACGGCATCCCGGCGAGTCCACGCGGGAGTGCCGAGTGGGAGAGCGAGCTGCTCGACGCGCACAAGAAGTTCGCCGAGGCGTGCGATGCCAACAGCGGCGGCATCCTTCCGTACATCACGACCGTGAATGCTGCGCGCGACATGGACCTGCTGCGCGCGGTCCTCGGAGACAAGAAGCTGAACTATCTCGGCTATTCGTACGGGACCTTCCTCGGCGCGACGTACGCCCAGCTGTATCCCGAGCGCGCAGGCCGGCTCGTGCTCGACGGGGCGATCGACCCCGCGGTCTCAGGGCTCGACGTCAGCGCGACCCAGGCACTGGGTTTCGAGTCGGCCCTGCGCGCCTACATGAAGAGCTGCCTCGACAGCGGCGAGTGCCCGTTCAACGGCACCGTCGACGAGGCGATGACTGATCTCGGCGCCCTCCTCGCGAGCGTCGACGCCACGCCGCTGAAGAACGGCGACGGGCGTCGTCTGGGCGCCGACGCCCTCATGACCGGCATCATCGCAGCCCTGTACTCGGAAGACAGCTGGTCGTACCTCACGCAGGCCCTCGACGAGGCGTTGCAGGGCGACCCGACCACGGCGTTCCTCCTCGCCGACTTCTACAACGGCCGCGAGGACGGCGTGTACGTCGACAACTCCAGCGAGGCGTTCCGTGCGTACAACTGCATGGACTACCCGGTGGAAGACGACCCCGCGGCCGAGGCCGCCAGCAAAGCGAAGATCGCCGAGGGGGCGCCCACGGTCGCTCCGTACTGGGAAGGGCCCGATGCCTGTTCGGTGTGGCCGTACCCGCCGACGGGCACGCGCGGCGAGATCCACGCCGAGGGAGCGGGCCCGATCGTGGTGATCGGTACCACGAACGACCCCGCCACCCCGTACGAGTGGGCGGAGTCGCTGGCGGCACAGCTCGACGAAGGCGTGCTCATCACGCGCGTCGGGGAGGGACACACCGGATACAACAAGGGAAATTCCTGCGTCGATGAGGCGGTCGACGCCTTCTTCCTCGACGGCACGGTGCCGCAAGACGGCCTCCGCTGCGAGTGA
- a CDS encoding TadE family type IV pilus minor pilin, with the protein MHREHPKDERAHVASKDERAHVESRGRTGGPLTGDRGSVAAELALALPAVVLALMLGAGALGAASRQVSLQDAAADAARLLGRGEGADAAARAVAATAPGARLSHVDEGDLVCVTTSADARVAGLVSVPLAASSCALGGGR; encoded by the coding sequence ATGCACCGCGAACATCCCAAGGATGAGCGTGCGCACGTCGCGTCGAAGGACGAACGCGCGCATGTCGAGTCGAGGGGCCGTACGGGCGGTCCGCTCACGGGCGACCGCGGCTCCGTCGCGGCGGAGCTCGCCCTCGCTCTGCCCGCGGTCGTGCTCGCGCTGATGCTCGGCGCCGGCGCGCTCGGGGCGGCGTCGCGTCAGGTGTCGCTGCAAGACGCCGCGGCCGACGCCGCCCGCCTGCTCGGACGCGGTGAGGGAGCGGATGCCGCGGCCCGCGCGGTCGCCGCCACGGCGCCCGGCGCACGGCTGTCGCACGTGGACGAGGGAGATCTCGTGTGCGTCACGACGTCCGCCGACGCCAGGGTCGCCGGGCTCGTCTCCGTCCCGCTCGCGGCATCGAGCTGTGCGCTGGGCGGTGGACGATGA
- a CDS encoding type II secretion system F family protein, whose amino-acid sequence MVSQRRRRHARGAMQGDPAEAAASVQTLAVLLQAGAVPLVAWRHLAETGDAHAAAIVDRADEGTPLVTAIEQEGGPWVDLAAAWEIATTVGAPLAEVLRMLAETLRDAAAAADDVRIALAEPAGTARLLLWMPLAGLLLGAALGFDTIGAVTSNPAGGVCVVAGLGLVVLARSWTRRLLARAQPEPGTPGMQAELVAVALSGGASVDRALRLVAESPASHLGGEERIRNVLDLSRTAGVPAVELLRASAAQERHDARVAGRLRASALSTRLLLPLGICTLPSFLLLGVAPLILSVLTSTPLPLGGVDL is encoded by the coding sequence ATGGTGAGCCAGCGTCGGCGGCGGCATGCTCGGGGCGCGATGCAGGGTGACCCCGCCGAAGCGGCGGCGTCGGTGCAGACCCTGGCGGTGCTGCTGCAGGCCGGCGCCGTGCCCCTGGTGGCGTGGCGCCACCTGGCGGAGACAGGCGACGCGCATGCGGCCGCGATCGTCGATCGCGCCGATGAGGGCACGCCGCTCGTCACCGCGATCGAGCAGGAAGGAGGGCCGTGGGTCGACCTGGCCGCCGCGTGGGAGATCGCGACCACGGTCGGCGCGCCCCTCGCCGAGGTGCTCCGCATGCTCGCCGAAACCCTGCGAGACGCGGCTGCCGCAGCCGACGACGTGCGCATCGCCCTGGCGGAGCCGGCCGGCACAGCGCGGCTGCTTCTCTGGATGCCGCTCGCCGGCCTCCTGCTCGGTGCGGCACTCGGATTCGACACGATCGGCGCCGTGACGAGCAACCCGGCGGGCGGCGTCTGCGTCGTCGCGGGCCTCGGTCTCGTCGTGCTCGCGCGGTCCTGGACGCGTCGCCTGCTCGCGCGCGCCCAACCCGAACCGGGCACGCCGGGCATGCAGGCGGAGCTCGTCGCCGTCGCCCTCTCCGGCGGAGCCTCGGTCGATCGCGCGCTGCGTCTCGTCGCGGAGAGCCCTGCGTCGCACCTCGGGGGAGAGGAGCGCATCCGCAATGTCCTCGACCTGTCCCGCACAGCGGGCGTTCCCGCCGTCGAGCTGCTGCGGGCCTCAGCCGCGCAGGAGCGGCACGACGCACGGGTGGCGGGGCGGCTGAGGGCGTCTGCGCTGTCGACACGGCTCCTGCTCCCGCTGGGGATCTGCACCTTGCCGTCCTTCCTCCTGCTCGGCGTGGCTCCGCTGATCCTCAGCGTGCTCACGTCGACCCCGCTACCGCTGGGAGGTGTCGACCTATGA
- the topA gene encoding type I DNA topoisomerase produces MAEGKKLVIVESPTKMRSIQGYLGDDYEVLSSVGHIRDLADKKDIPPADKEAYGKYSIDVENDFDPYYVVSDRKAKTVAELKRALKSASELLLATDEDREGEAIAWHLLETLKPKVPVKRMVFHEITKDAIQAAVGNTRELDHALVDAQETRRILDRLYGWDVSPVLWYKVKTGLSAGRVQSAATRMIVDRERERMAFVSAEYWDVEATAAADAQGFRVRLVRVDGGQLARGTDFDDAGALKKAVVVLDEQTAAALAAAVEAAGTASVTKVEAKPGTRSPYAPFTTSTMQQEAGRKLSMSAKQAMSVAQRLYEKGYITYMRTDSTALSTQAVQAARSQAVALYGDNAVPLKPRVYKSKSKNAQEAHEAIRPSGENFRTPASVSGELDREELRLYDLIWKRTVASQMADAKYETTTVTLSVQAGDRTAEFTASGTVYTFKGFLEAYEEGRDEKRNSQDAADDQSLPAVSVGDTVSITGAEAKGHRTTPKPRYTEASLVKALEEHGIGRPSTFASIIGTVIDRGYATKRGQALVPTWLAFSVVRLLEEHFADLIDYDFTAALEDDLDAIARGEQKRVEWLKSFYYGSENQVGLRQVVDNLGEIDARALNSTRITDTATLRFGKYGPYLEVINPDAPDEKPRIVNVPEDLAPDELTPAKAQELIDAPVAGDRVLGENPENGKIIVVKDGRFGPYVQENDPVSDDAQVDEATGEVVETPKPKRGTKKEAAPKPRTASLFRSMSVDTIDLDTALKLLSLPRVVGTDPATGEEITAQNGRFGPYLKKGADSRSLESESQIFDVTLEQALEIYAQPKYGARRASSALAEFDADPVSGKPIRVRDGRFGPYVTDGETNVTIPRGQKPEDITFELAVQMLADKRAKGPAPKRGAARKAPAKKAPAKKAPAKKAPAKKAPAKKASAKKSAASGATDAEKAAARSAAAKKAAATRAANAAKRAQ; encoded by the coding sequence TTGGCTGAAGGCAAGAAGCTCGTCATCGTCGAGTCCCCGACGAAGATGCGGTCGATTCAGGGGTACCTCGGCGACGACTACGAGGTGCTCAGCTCCGTCGGCCACATCCGCGACCTCGCCGACAAGAAGGACATCCCGCCCGCCGATAAAGAGGCATACGGCAAGTACTCGATCGACGTCGAGAACGACTTCGACCCGTACTACGTGGTGTCCGATCGCAAGGCGAAGACGGTCGCCGAGCTCAAGCGCGCGCTGAAGTCGGCATCCGAGCTCCTGCTCGCCACCGATGAAGACCGCGAAGGCGAGGCGATCGCGTGGCACCTGCTCGAGACCCTCAAGCCCAAGGTGCCCGTCAAGCGCATGGTGTTCCACGAGATCACCAAGGACGCGATCCAGGCCGCCGTCGGCAACACCCGTGAGCTCGATCATGCCCTGGTCGACGCGCAGGAGACCCGCCGCATCCTCGACCGCCTGTACGGGTGGGACGTCTCTCCCGTCCTCTGGTACAAGGTGAAGACGGGCCTGTCCGCCGGACGGGTGCAGTCTGCCGCCACCCGCATGATCGTCGACAGGGAGCGCGAGCGCATGGCGTTCGTGTCGGCGGAGTACTGGGACGTCGAGGCCACCGCGGCCGCCGACGCGCAGGGCTTCCGCGTGCGGCTGGTGCGTGTCGACGGAGGACAGCTCGCACGGGGCACCGATTTCGATGACGCCGGAGCGCTCAAGAAGGCCGTCGTCGTCCTCGACGAGCAGACCGCCGCCGCGCTCGCCGCAGCGGTCGAGGCGGCAGGCACCGCGTCCGTCACGAAGGTCGAGGCGAAGCCGGGAACGCGCAGCCCGTACGCGCCGTTCACCACCTCCACGATGCAGCAGGAGGCCGGACGCAAGCTCTCGATGAGCGCCAAGCAGGCCATGAGTGTCGCGCAGCGCCTCTACGAGAAGGGGTACATCACCTATATGCGCACCGACTCCACGGCGCTCAGCACCCAGGCGGTGCAGGCGGCGCGGAGCCAGGCCGTGGCCCTCTACGGCGACAACGCAGTGCCGCTCAAGCCCCGCGTATACAAGTCGAAGAGCAAGAACGCGCAGGAGGCGCACGAGGCGATCCGTCCGTCGGGGGAGAACTTCCGCACCCCGGCATCCGTCTCGGGGGAGCTCGACCGCGAGGAGCTGCGGCTCTACGACCTCATCTGGAAGCGCACCGTGGCGAGCCAGATGGCCGACGCGAAGTACGAGACCACGACGGTCACGCTGTCGGTGCAGGCGGGTGACCGCACGGCCGAGTTCACCGCTTCGGGGACCGTGTACACCTTCAAGGGCTTCCTGGAGGCATACGAGGAAGGGCGCGACGAGAAGCGCAACTCGCAGGATGCCGCCGACGACCAGTCGCTTCCCGCCGTGTCGGTGGGCGACACGGTGTCGATCACGGGTGCCGAGGCGAAGGGGCACCGCACGACCCCGAAGCCCCGATACACCGAAGCCTCACTGGTCAAGGCCCTCGAAGAGCACGGCATCGGCCGCCCGTCGACGTTCGCCAGCATCATCGGCACGGTCATCGACCGCGGCTACGCGACCAAGCGCGGTCAGGCCCTCGTGCCGACCTGGCTCGCGTTCAGCGTCGTGCGCCTGCTCGAGGAGCACTTCGCCGACCTCATCGACTACGACTTCACGGCGGCCCTCGAAGACGACCTCGACGCGATCGCCCGCGGCGAGCAGAAGCGGGTGGAGTGGCTGAAGTCGTTCTACTACGGGTCGGAGAACCAGGTCGGGCTCCGGCAGGTGGTCGACAACCTGGGCGAGATCGACGCGCGAGCGCTGAACTCCACCCGCATCACCGACACCGCCACCCTGCGGTTCGGCAAGTACGGCCCGTACCTCGAGGTGATCAACCCCGACGCTCCGGACGAGAAGCCGCGCATCGTCAACGTGCCCGAAGACCTCGCGCCCGACGAGCTCACGCCCGCGAAGGCGCAGGAGCTCATCGACGCGCCGGTGGCCGGTGACCGCGTGCTGGGCGAGAACCCCGAGAACGGCAAGATCATCGTCGTCAAGGACGGGCGGTTCGGCCCCTACGTGCAGGAGAACGACCCCGTCTCGGACGACGCCCAGGTCGACGAGGCGACCGGCGAGGTCGTGGAGACGCCCAAGCCCAAGCGTGGAACGAAGAAGGAGGCTGCGCCGAAGCCGCGCACCGCTTCGCTGTTCCGCTCGATGTCGGTCGACACGATCGACCTCGACACGGCGCTCAAGCTGCTCAGTCTTCCGCGCGTCGTCGGCACCGACCCGGCCACGGGCGAGGAGATCACGGCCCAGAACGGACGCTTCGGGCCGTACCTCAAGAAGGGGGCCGACTCGCGGTCTCTGGAGAGCGAATCGCAGATCTTCGACGTCACCCTCGAGCAGGCGCTGGAGATCTACGCCCAGCCGAAGTACGGTGCGCGTCGGGCGTCGAGCGCGCTCGCCGAGTTCGACGCCGACCCCGTGAGCGGCAAGCCGATCCGTGTCCGCGACGGGCGCTTCGGCCCCTATGTCACCGACGGAGAGACCAACGTGACGATCCCGCGGGGGCAGAAGCCCGAGGACATCACGTTCGAGCTCGCCGTGCAGATGCTCGCCGACAAGCGTGCCAAGGGCCCCGCCCCCAAGCGAGGCGCGGCCAGGAAGGCGCCCGCCAAGAAGGCTCCCGCCAAGAAGGCTCCGGCGAAGAAGGCTCCGGCGAAGAAGGCTCCGGCGAAGAAGGCTTCCGCGAAGAAGTCCGCAGCCTCCGGAGCGACGGATGCCGAGAAGGCGGCCGCACGTTCCGCTGCTGCGAAGAAGGCCGCGGCGACGAGGGCCGCGAACGCCGCGAAGCGCGCCCAGTGA
- a CDS encoding DUF4244 domain-containing protein has translation MNTLPALTRRRASSLFGDDTGAATAEYAITTMAAVAFAGLLVVIMRSDEVRGILTDLVRRALTVA, from the coding sequence ATGAACACCCTTCCCGCACTGACCCGCCGCCGCGCCTCGTCGCTGTTCGGAGACGACACGGGGGCGGCCACGGCCGAGTACGCCATCACCACGATGGCGGCGGTCGCGTTCGCCGGACTGCTCGTCGTGATCATGCGGTCAGACGAGGTCCGCGGCATCCTCACCGATCTCGTGCGCCGCGCCCTCACGGTGGCCTGA